A region from the Mycobacterium heidelbergense genome encodes:
- the murG gene encoding undecaprenyldiphospho-muramoylpentapeptide beta-N-acetylglucosaminyltransferase, translating into MNGAIKEPAGGLGASPSPAGAASSSRDSLSVVLAGGGTAGHVEPAMAVADALSALDPRVRITALGTRRGLETRLVPERGYHLELITPVPLPRKLSGDLARLPPRVWRAVRETRAVLDAVDADVVIGFGGYVAVPAYLAARGFRLRRSRRRVPVVIHEANARAGLANRVGARGAVRVLAAVPDCGLPRAEVVGVPVRAAITALDRAALRADARKHFGFAADARVLLVFGGSQGAVSLNRAVSGAAADLAAAGVAVLHAHGPKNTLELREPERGDPPYVAVPYLDRMDLAYAAADLVICRSGAMTVAEVSAVGLPAVYVPLPIGNGEQRLNALPVVNAGGGMLVSDADLTPAVVAERVAGLLTDPPRLAAMTAAAARVGHRDAARQVAQAALDVARKAVAAGGPR; encoded by the coding sequence GTGAACGGGGCCATCAAAGAGCCGGCCGGCGGGCTGGGGGCAAGCCCCTCGCCCGCCGGTGCCGCTTCGTCGTCCCGTGATTCCCTGTCGGTCGTGCTCGCCGGCGGCGGCACGGCCGGCCACGTGGAGCCGGCCATGGCCGTCGCGGACGCGCTGAGCGCCCTCGATCCGCGGGTCCGGATCACCGCGCTGGGCACCCGGCGGGGGCTCGAGACCAGGCTGGTGCCCGAGCGCGGCTATCACCTGGAGCTGATCACGCCGGTGCCGCTGCCGCGCAAGCTCAGCGGCGACCTGGCAAGGCTGCCGCCGCGGGTGTGGCGCGCCGTCCGGGAGACCCGCGCCGTGCTCGACGCCGTCGACGCCGACGTCGTGATCGGCTTCGGCGGGTACGTGGCGGTGCCGGCGTACCTGGCCGCGCGCGGTTTCCGGCTGCGGCGTTCGCGGCGCCGCGTCCCGGTGGTGATCCACGAGGCCAACGCGCGCGCCGGGCTGGCCAACCGCGTCGGCGCCCGCGGCGCGGTCCGGGTGCTCGCGGCGGTGCCGGACTGCGGGCTGCCGCGCGCCGAGGTGGTCGGCGTGCCGGTCCGGGCGGCCATCACCGCGCTGGACCGCGCGGCGTTGCGCGCCGACGCGCGCAAGCACTTCGGCTTCGCCGCCGACGCGCGGGTGCTGCTGGTGTTCGGCGGTTCGCAGGGCGCGGTCTCGCTCAACCGCGCGGTCTCCGGGGCCGCCGCCGACCTGGCCGCCGCGGGCGTGGCCGTGCTGCACGCGCACGGACCCAAGAACACCCTCGAGCTGCGCGAGCCCGAGCGGGGCGATCCGCCCTACGTCGCGGTGCCCTACCTGGACCGGATGGACCTGGCCTACGCCGCCGCCGACCTGGTGATCTGCCGCTCGGGGGCGATGACGGTCGCCGAGGTGTCGGCCGTCGGGCTGCCGGCCGTCTACGTGCCGCTGCCGATCGGCAACGGCGAGCAGCGGCTCAACGCGCTGCCGGTGGTCAACGCCGGCGGCGGCATGCTGGTGAGCGACGCCGACCTGACGCCGGCCGTGGTCGCCGAGCGGGTGGCCGGGCTGCTGACGGACCCGCCGCGGCTGGCGGCGATGACGGCGGCCGCCGCGCGGGTGGGACATCGCGACGCGGCGCGCCAGGTGGCGCAGGCGGCGCTGGACGTCGCGCGCAAGGCGGTCGCGGCGGGGGGACCACGGTGA
- the murC gene encoding UDP-N-acetylmuramate--L-alanine ligase — MTAGQLPPELRRVHMVGIGGAGMSGIARILLDRGGLVSGSDAKESRGLHALRARGALIRVGHDASSLDLLPGGPTAVITTHAAIPKTNPELVEARRRGIPVILRPAVLARLMDGRTTLMVTGTHGKTTTTSMLIVALQHCGRDPSFAVGGELGEAGTNAHHGSGDCFVAEADESDGSLLEYTPNVAVVTNIETDHLDFYGSVDAYVGVFDSFVERLAPGGALVVCADDPGAAALARRTAELGIRVLRYGSAGEGSPASGRYPQAGTLVSWEQHGTEAVAHIHLAGEPHPRVMRLSVPGRHMALNALGALLAAVEIGASADVVLDGLAGFEGVRRRFELVGTSGVGQASVRVFDDYAHHPTEISATLAAVRTALEQSGTGRCIVVFQPHLYSRTKAFAAEFGHALNAADEVFVLDVYGAREQPLAGVSGASVAEHVSVPVRYVPDFSAVAHEVAAAARPGDVVVTMGAGDVTLLGPEIVTALRARANRSAPGRPGVLQ, encoded by the coding sequence GTGACCGCCGGGCAGCTGCCGCCCGAGCTGCGGCGGGTGCACATGGTGGGCATCGGGGGAGCCGGCATGTCGGGCATCGCCCGCATCCTGCTGGACCGGGGCGGGCTGGTATCCGGATCCGACGCCAAGGAATCCCGCGGCCTGCACGCGCTGCGCGCCCGGGGCGCGCTGATCCGCGTCGGGCACGACGCGTCGTCGCTGGACCTGCTGCCCGGCGGCCCCACCGCGGTCATCACCACCCACGCCGCCATCCCGAAGACCAACCCCGAGCTCGTCGAGGCGCGGCGGCGCGGCATCCCGGTGATCCTGCGCCCGGCCGTGCTGGCCAGGCTGATGGACGGGCGCACCACGCTGATGGTCACCGGCACGCACGGCAAGACGACGACGACGTCGATGCTGATCGTGGCCCTGCAGCACTGCGGGCGCGACCCGTCCTTCGCGGTCGGCGGGGAACTCGGCGAGGCCGGCACCAACGCCCACCACGGCAGCGGCGACTGCTTCGTCGCCGAGGCCGACGAAAGCGACGGCTCGCTGCTCGAGTACACCCCCAACGTCGCGGTGGTCACCAACATCGAGACCGACCACCTCGACTTCTACGGCAGCGTCGACGCCTACGTCGGGGTGTTCGACTCGTTCGTCGAGCGGCTCGCGCCCGGGGGAGCGCTCGTCGTGTGCGCCGACGACCCCGGGGCGGCCGCGCTGGCCCGACGCACCGCCGAGCTGGGCATCCGGGTGCTGCGCTACGGCTCCGCCGGTGAAGGCTCCCCCGCGAGCGGGCGGTACCCCCAGGCCGGCACGCTGGTGTCCTGGGAGCAGCACGGCACCGAGGCCGTCGCGCACATTCACCTGGCCGGCGAGCCCCACCCGCGCGTGATGCGGCTGTCGGTGCCCGGACGGCACATGGCGCTCAACGCCCTGGGCGCGCTGCTGGCGGCCGTCGAGATCGGCGCCTCGGCCGATGTGGTGCTCGACGGGCTGGCTGGCTTCGAGGGCGTGCGCCGCCGGTTCGAACTGGTCGGCACCTCGGGAGTCGGCCAGGCGTCCGTGCGGGTGTTCGACGACTACGCCCACCATCCCACCGAGATCAGCGCCACCCTGGCGGCGGTCCGCACGGCCCTCGAGCAGAGCGGCACGGGCCGCTGCATCGTGGTGTTCCAGCCCCATTTGTATTCGCGGACAAAGGCTTTCGCCGCCGAGTTCGGTCACGCGCTCAACGCCGCCGACGAGGTGTTCGTGCTCGACGTGTACGGCGCGCGCGAACAACCCCTCGCCGGCGTCAGCGGGGCCAGCGTCGCCGAGCACGTCAGCGTGCCGGTGCGCTACGTCCCGGACTTCTCCGCGGTGGCCCACGAGGTGGCCGCGGCCGCCCGCCCCGGCGACGTCGTCGTGACGATGGGTGCGGGCGACGTGACCCTGCTCGGGCCGGAGATCGTGACCGCGCTGCGGGCGCGGGCCAACCGCAGCGCGCCCGGGCGGCCGGGGGTGCTGCAATGA
- a CDS encoding cell division protein FtsQ/DivIB: MTEPNDGPTGLAAENAAPTEPLAVESEDGQEQPDHAEFEGPRRRARRERAERRAAQARARAIEEARREAKRRASGRIANPPKPVARGVVRGLKMLLASVLLALVGVGLGFVLYFTPAMSARNIVVTGTGAVTREEVLDAARVRPGTPLLQINTNQVADRVAAIRRVASARVQRQYPSALRITIVERVPLAVKDFPDGPHLFDRDGVDFATGPPPPALPYIDVADPGPTDPPTQAALQVLTALRPEVAGLVGRIAAPSVASITLTLTDGRMVIWGTTDRTEEKAGKLAALLTRPGTTYDVSSPDLPTVK; this comes from the coding sequence ATGACCGAGCCGAACGACGGCCCGACCGGCCTGGCCGCGGAGAACGCCGCACCCACCGAACCGCTCGCCGTCGAATCCGAGGATGGCCAGGAGCAGCCCGATCACGCCGAATTCGAGGGGCCGCGCCGGCGGGCCCGCCGTGAGCGGGCCGAGCGCCGCGCCGCGCAGGCGCGCGCCAGGGCCATCGAGGAGGCGCGCCGCGAGGCCAAACGCCGGGCCAGCGGGCGCATCGCCAACCCGCCGAAACCCGTTGCGCGCGGCGTGGTGCGCGGCTTGAAGATGCTGCTCGCCAGCGTGCTGCTGGCCCTCGTCGGGGTCGGGCTCGGGTTCGTTTTGTATTTCACGCCGGCGATGTCGGCGCGCAACATCGTCGTCACCGGGACCGGGGCGGTCACCCGCGAGGAGGTCCTCGACGCGGCGCGGGTGCGGCCGGGGACGCCGCTGCTGCAGATCAACACCAACCAGGTCGCCGACCGGGTCGCGGCGATCCGGCGAGTGGCCAGCGCGCGGGTGCAACGTCAGTACCCGTCGGCCCTGCGGATCACGATCGTCGAACGGGTTCCGTTGGCGGTGAAGGATTTTCCGGACGGCCCGCACCTCTTCGACCGCGACGGCGTCGACTTCGCGACCGGGCCGCCGCCGCCGGCGCTGCCTTACATCGACGTCGCCGATCCCGGGCCGACCGACCCGCCGACCCAGGCCGCGCTGCAGGTGCTGACCGCGCTGCGCCCCGAGGTCGCGGGCCTGGTGGGGCGGATCGCGGCGCCGTCGGTCGCGTCGATCACCCTGACGCTCACCGATGGGCGGATGGTGATCTGGGGGACCACCGATCGCACCGAGGAGAAGGCCGGAAAGCTGGCCGCGCTGCTGACGCGGCCCGGCACGACCTACGACGTGTCCAGCCCCGACCTGCCGACCGTGAAGTAG
- the ftsZ gene encoding cell division protein FtsZ, with protein MTPPHNYLAVIKVVGIGGGGVNAVNRMIEQGLKGVEFIAINTDAQALLMSDADVKLDVGRDSTRGLGAGADPEVGRKAAEDAKDEIEELLRGADMVFVTAGEGGGTGTGGAPVVASIARKLGALTVGVVTRPFSFEGKRRSNQAENGINSLRESCDTLIVIPNDRLLQMGDAAVSLMDAFRSADEVLLNGVQGITDLITTPGLINVDFADVKGIMSGAGTALMGIGSARGEGRSLKAAEIAINSPLLEASMEGAQGVLMSIAGGSDLGLFEINEAASLVQDAAHQDANIIFGTVIDDSLGDEVRVTVIAAGFDAAGPGRKPVIGGSAGEKAGAHRIESAKAGKLSSTLFEPVDAVSVPIHTNGSTLNIGGDDDDVDVPPFMRR; from the coding sequence ATGACCCCCCCGCACAACTACTTGGCCGTCATCAAGGTTGTGGGTATCGGTGGCGGCGGCGTCAACGCCGTCAACCGGATGATCGAACAGGGCCTCAAGGGCGTGGAGTTCATCGCGATCAACACCGACGCGCAGGCGCTGTTGATGAGCGATGCCGACGTCAAGCTCGACGTCGGCCGCGACTCCACCCGCGGATTGGGCGCCGGCGCCGACCCGGAGGTCGGGCGCAAGGCCGCCGAGGACGCCAAGGACGAGATCGAGGAGCTGCTGCGCGGGGCCGACATGGTGTTCGTCACCGCCGGCGAGGGCGGCGGGACCGGCACCGGCGGGGCGCCCGTCGTCGCCAGCATCGCCCGCAAGCTGGGCGCGTTGACCGTCGGCGTGGTCACCCGGCCGTTCTCCTTCGAGGGCAAGCGGCGCAGCAACCAGGCCGAAAACGGCATCAACTCGCTGCGGGAGAGCTGCGACACGCTGATCGTGATCCCCAACGACCGGCTGCTGCAGATGGGCGACGCCGCGGTGTCGCTGATGGACGCGTTCCGCAGCGCCGACGAGGTGCTGCTCAACGGTGTGCAGGGCATCACCGACCTGATCACCACGCCGGGGCTGATCAACGTCGACTTCGCCGACGTCAAGGGCATCATGTCCGGCGCCGGCACCGCGCTGATGGGCATCGGCTCGGCGCGCGGCGAGGGACGCTCGCTCAAGGCCGCCGAGATCGCGATCAACTCCCCGCTGCTGGAGGCGTCGATGGAGGGCGCGCAGGGCGTGCTGATGTCGATCGCCGGCGGCAGCGACCTGGGCCTGTTCGAGATCAACGAGGCGGCCTCGCTGGTGCAGGACGCCGCCCATCAGGACGCCAACATCATCTTCGGCACGGTCATCGACGACTCGCTCGGCGACGAGGTGCGCGTCACGGTCATCGCGGCGGGCTTCGACGCCGCCGGCCCCGGCCGCAAGCCGGTCATCGGTGGCTCCGCCGGGGAGAAGGCCGGCGCGCACAGGATCGAGTCGGCGAAGGCCGGCAAGCTCAGCTCCACGCTGTTCGAGCCCGTCGACGCCGTCAGCGTGCCGATCCACACCAACGGCTCGACGTTGAACATCGGCG